DNA sequence from the Candidatus Eisenbacteria bacterium genome:
CCGAACCTGAAGCGACCAGAAGCAGCGTCATGGACCTCGCATCTTCGTTCACCTTTTGGAGTGGCGACGTCATGCCGCTCTCGAACAACACGCTCGGGTCATTCGAGAGCAATCCGACGAACGCTAGCTTGTCTCCGATCTCTGCGCGATCCGAAGATCTGACGACAGTGCCCATGAGCTTGTCCGACATTGCGAACGCCGGTGTACCCGCTACTTCATCCAGATTCAGGGAGTGACTGTCTGAAGCGCCGCCGCAACTGGAACACGCCAGAGCAAAGCCGAATACGACAAGCGACTTGAGCATCGAGCACTCCTCCGAGGGCTTGAGTCAACGAGTGTGTTATCGACCTCAGGCGGCGACTCTCTGATTCGACTTCGTGAGCTTCACTCCGTCCGCTTCCACGCCTCCGCCGGACCTGTGGCAACGCTATTCGACTCGTGTCCAGTTCGCGGGAGGATGGCGCACGCGTGCTCCCTTGGCGAGCAGCTCCTCGTGCAGCGCGTCGACATCGCTCACGCCAACCCACACCCAGCTTCCGGGATGTCCCTGATCACCCACGGCGAGGAAGAGATGACAATTGTTGCGGGTAACTGAGGCAAAGGAATTGCCGTCGTCATCCCTCCAATCCAGGTGGAAGCTGAGTACACCGACATAGTAATCGAGGCTGGCTGCGAGATCGTTGACGCGCAGGACGGGCGTGACGCGGCGGAAGGCGACGGGCGTGGGTTTCGGGGCTTCCGGTGGTGACATGGTGCCTCCTCCCAGCCCTGAACGTACTGCCGGCGTCTGGAGGCGTTGAGGATTCCGCCCTAAGCCTCCCCCATCCCAAACACCGTCACCTCAGGCCGCACGTTGAACCTCACGCGGTAGAGGTGCCCGAGTCCGCGGTTGATGTACACGCGTCGCCCGTGGCCCAAGTCCACCTCCCCCGCGGCGTAGCGGCGATTCCTCACCGGCAGAATCAGCGGCGGTAGGAATGGCGGGCGCACCTGGCCTCCGTGCGTGTGGCCGCTCAGCACCCAGCCGTGCGTGTCGCCCCACTCGATCACGTCGCAACCATCGGGGTTGTGGCAGAGCGTGAGCAGCGGTCGCGTGGTATCCCGCCCAGCGAGTGCGGCGGCCACATCGAAGCGCGGCCCCCACACGTCATCGAACCCTGCTACCTCGAGCCCTTCCACTTCGATCCGCTCGTTTCGCAGCACGCGAATGCCCGCGTCCTCTGCCAGCCCCTGCACGCGATGCGCGATCGACGGCTCGTTCCAGTTCCGCCCGTAGTCGTGGTTGCCCAGGATCCCGAGCGTCGCAATGCGCCCCTTGGGGATATGGCGCATCACCTCGGCCACGTTCGCGAACTGCGCATCGCCGAGTCGGTAGCGATACGTGATAAAGTCGCCGGTCACCACCACAATGTCGGGGTTCAGGGCTGCCGCGCGATCAAGCGTCTCGATCAGGTAGCGCGAATCCACGCGTGGCCCCACGTGCAGGTCACTCAGCTGCATGAGCCGCTTGCCGCGGAGCGCCTCGGGCAAGCCCACGAAGCGCATCTCGCGTTCTACGAACTCCACCCAGTGGGGCTCGATGCCCACCGCCCAGGTGCCGAGCGCGGCGAGTCCACCGGCGGCCATGAGCGACGTGCGCAGGAAGCTGCGACGGCTCTGGCGGCCGAGGGCCACTGGGTCAGCGCAAGTCCGTGACCGCCGCCGGCGGCGTGATGTCCGGGCCGCCCGACGTCTCGAGGGCGCCCATGTCGGGCGCTGCACCGCCGTACGAGTCGTTCACGCCGAAGATCCGAATGCCACCGTCGATCCCGGGGCTTCCGGCGCGCAGCCGCACGTCGCCGCTCGCCAGCGAGGTGAACATCGGATCGCCCGAGCGACCGTTGATCTCGAATCCGGTCGCCGAACGCAGTGCCGCAATGGTCGAGTAGTTGTTGCCCTTCCAGCGGAACAGCGCGGCGTAGTTCGAGTGGATCAGGTCGCCGTTGAAGGTGTTTCCGGTCTGGCTCTCTCCGGTGTCGTCGGTCACGCACGCGGAGCCGTTACCCACCAGGATGTTGTTCATGAAGTGCACGTTCGAATACGGGCCCGACGGCCACACCGACGCGGTGTTGGTGAGCGAGCTGGCGAACGTGTTGTGCATCACGTACACGTGGCCAACCGACGAGATCGAGCACTTGTAGCCGCGCACCGAGAAGTTCGTGAAGGTGTTGTACATCACGTACTGCGGGCCCTGCAGGCTCGGCGCGATCGAGATGCCGCTGTAGACGTCGTTGACCGTGTTGCCCCAGATCCTCGTGTTGATGCCGCTGATGGTCTCGGGCTCGATCGCGTCGTCTCGGGTCTGCGTGATCACGTTGCTGTAGACGTCGCTGTCGGCGCCCACGTTCTCGTCGGTCTCGCCTCCGGCGATGTCCACACCGTCGAACAGACCCCTGAACGTGTTGTAGCGCATCACCACACCACGACCGCCACGGTGCGAGATCCCCTGGATCTCCTCTTCGTGGCCCTTGGTGGCGTCCCACGGCCAGGTGTAGATGCGCATGTCGCGCAGGTAGTTCCGCTCGAGCACGTCGTCGCGGGCCCCCGCGCGCAGGAACACCATGCGCCCGCCGATCGTGTGCACGTAGTTGTTCGCGATGGTTCGATTCGAAGCGCCGAGCAGTTGAATGGCAGCGCCGTTCGAAGTGGTGCCGAAGCAGCGGATCTCGAACCCGCGCACCTGCCAGTAGGAGTCGTCGATGTAAACACCCACGTTGTGGCGACCGACGTGCATGGTGTGGCCATTCGGCGACGAGCCGTCCTCGAGCTTCACGTACAGGCGCCCGCCCGAGATCACCCAGCCCTGATTCACGCCGCCGGCGTTGGTCTGCAGCCCCGAGAGGCTCGCGTGGCGGTAGAGCCGCTGCGTGCTGTCGGCGGCCACGATTCGGGTGGCGCCTGAGTAGGGCACGCTGAAGACGCCGCCGCCATCGGACTGCCAGTCGCTGCGGTTCAAGTAAGCGGGATCGGAACCGTCGAGCACCACGCCCGCGCCGTCGGCGGTCAGGTAGATGTTCGCGGCCGCGGTTCCGCTGCGCGGTGAGTCCACGAGCTGGTAATAGATGCCGGCGCGCACGCGCACTCCGTCGCCGGGCTGCGCGCGATTGGCGGCGGCTTGAATGGTGGCGTAGGGCGAGCCGCTCGAGCCGTTGTTCGAATCGTTGCCGTTGGTCGCCACCCACCAGGTGCTGCCGCTCGGCGTGGGCGATGCGTCCTTGCGCGTGCGCGTGGCGCCGGTGCCAGTCGCCGCGCCATCGGGATCGTCGATCACGGCGCGCACGTCGTAGGGCGAGTCGGGCGTCAGCCAGAACACGCTGCCGGCCCAGCGGGCGCCACTGATGCGCGTCATGTCGATGCCGCGCGTCCAGCTCGCGTCGCCGGTGCGGCGCCACTCGAGATGGGCGGTGGCATTGGCGTTGGCGTCGCCCGAGTAGTTCAGGCGCGCGCCGACGGCGTGGAAGGTGGGGTACAGCTCCAGCGTGCCGGCCGTCGAGCCGTTCTGGGCCGCGGCCTCGGAGGCAGCAAAGAGGAACGGCAAAGCAAAGATGAGGGTCCGTGCGCGCATGGATGCCTTTCCGCATCACGGGGCGCCCGTGCAGGCTGCACGAATCACCTCGCGAAGTTCCCTGGATGCGCCCGCGGCGTCCCGGCCATCCTGGGCCGGGCGTCGGACCGCGGCAGTGTCACCCGCGGTGCGAAGGTCGTGCAAGCGCAGCTTTCGCCCCCGGCTCGCGAGGAGTCGCTCGCGAGCCGAAGGTCACGCTCGAGCGGTGCCAGCGCTCGGGCGCATGGGGTCATACAAGTTCCATGCCCCGGTGGCTCGTCACGGGACCGTCAATCCATCCCGCGGCCTCGAGGAGTCATTTCCGGGTGATCGAGACATGCGATAGCCTCGATGCCCCATGGAAGAACGCGAGCTGATCCACGACTGGAACGAAGCCGGAGAACGCTGGCAGAAGCCGGCTTTCCGCGTGCAGTTCGACGACGAAACGCTGCGTGACGGCCTGCAGTCGCCGTCGGTCAAGACGCCAGCCATCGAAGACAAGCTGCGGCTTCTGCACCTGATGGACCAGCTCGGGATCGACACCGCCGACATCGGATTGCCCGGCGCGGGCCCTCATGTGGTGGCCGACGTGAAGCGGCTTGCCCAG
Encoded proteins:
- a CDS encoding phosphoesterase; the encoded protein is MAAGGLAALGTWAVGIEPHWVEFVEREMRFVGLPEALRGKRLMQLSDLHVGPRVDSRYLIETLDRAAALNPDIVVVTGDFITYRYRLGDAQFANVAEVMRHIPKGRIATLGILGNHDYGRNWNEPSIAHRVQGLAEDAGIRVLRNERIEVEGLEVAGFDDVWGPRFDVAAALAGRDTTRPLLTLCHNPDGCDVIEWGDTHGWVLSGHTHGGQVRPPFLPPLILPVRNRRYAAGEVDLGHGRRVYINRGLGHLYRVRFNVRPEVTVFGMGEA